The region NNNNNNNNNNNNNNNNNNNNNNNNNNNNNNNNNNNNNNNNNNNNNNNNNNNNNNNNNNNNNNNNNNNNNNNNNNNNNNNNNNNNNNNNNNNNNNNNNNNNNNNNNNNNNNNNNNNNNNNNNNNNNNNNNNNNNNNNNNNNNNNNNNNNNNNNNNNNNNNNNNNNNNNNNNNNNNNNNNNNNNNNNNNNNNNNNNNNNNNNNNNNNNNNNNNNNNNNNNNNNNNNNNNNNNNNNNNNNNNNNNNNNNNNNNNNNNNNNNNNNNNNNNNNNNNNNNNNNNNNNNNNNNNNNNNNNNNNNNNNNNNNNNNNNNNNNNNNNNNNNNNNNNNNNNNNNNNNNNNNNNNNNNNNNNNNNNNNNNNNNNNNNNNNNNNNNNNNNNNNNNNNNNNNNNNNNNNNNNNNNNNNNNNNNNNNNNNNNNNNNNNNNNNNNNNNNNNNNNNNNNNNNNNNNNNNNNNNNNNNNNNNNNNNNNNNNNNNNNNNNNNNNNNNNNNNNNNNNNNNNNNNNNNNNNNNNNNNNNNNNNNNNNNNNNNNNNNNNNNNNNNNNNNNNNNNNNNNNNNNNNNNNNNNNNNNNNNNNNNNNNNNNNNNNNNNNNNNNNNNNNNNNNNNNNNNNNNNNNNNNNNNNNNNNNNNNNNNNNNNNNNNNNNNNNNNNNNNNNNNNNNNNNNNNNNNNNNNNNNNNNNNNNNNNNNNNNNNNNNNNNNNNNNNNNNNNNNNNNNNNNNNNNNNNNNNNNNNNNNNNNNNNNNNNNNNNNNNNNNNNNNNNNNNNNNNNNNNNNNNNNNNNNNNNNNNNNNNNNNNNNNNNNNNNNNNNNNNNNNNNNNNNNNNNNNNNNNNNNNNNNNNNNNNNNNNNNNNNNNNNNNNNNNNNNNNNNNNNNNNNNNNNNNNNNNNNNNNNNNNNNNNNNNNNNNNNNNNNNNNNNNNNNNNNNNNNNNNNNNNNNNNNNNNNNNNNNNNNNNNNNNNNNNNNNNNNNNNNNNNNNNNNNNNNNNNNNNNNNNNNNNNNNNNNNNNNNNNNNNNNNNNNNNNNNNNNNNNNNNNNNNNNNNNNNNNNNNNNNNNNNNNNNNNNNNNNNNNNNNNNNNNNNNNNNNNNNNNNNNNNNNNNNNNNNNNNNNNNNNNNNNNNNNNNNNNNNNNNNNNNNNNNNNNNNNNNNNNNNNNNNNNNNNNNNNNNNNNNNNNNNNNNNNNNNNNNNNNNNNNNNNNNNNNNNNNNNNNNNNNNNNNNNNNNNNNNNNNNNNNNNNNNNNNNNNNNNNNNNNNNNNNNNNNNNNNNNNNNNNNNNNNNNNNNNNNNNNNNNNNNNNNNNNNNNNNNNNNNNNNNNNNNNNNNNNNNNNNNNNNNNNNNNNNNNNNNNNNNNNNNNNNNNNNNNNNNNNNNNNNNNNNNNNNNNNNNNNNNNNNNNNNNNNNNNNNNNNNNNNNNNNNNNNNNNNNNNNNNNNNNNNNNNNNNNNNNNNNNNNNNNNNNNNNNNNNNNNNNNNNNNNNNNNNNNNNNNNNNNNNNNNNNNNNNNNNNNNNNNNNNNNNNNNNNNNNNNNNNNNNNNNNNNNNNNNNNNNNNNNNNNNNNNNNNNNNNNNNNNNNNNNNNNNNNNNNNNNNNNNNNNNNNNNNNNNNNNNNNNNNNNNNNNNNNNNNNNNNNNNNNNNNNNNNNNNNNNNNNNNNNNNNNNNNNNNNNNNNNNNNNNNNNNNNNNNNNNNNNNNNNNNNNNNNNNNNNNNNNNNNNNNNNNNNNNNNNNNNNNNNNNNNNNNNNNNNNNNNNNNNNNNNNNNNNNNNNNNNNNNNNNNNNNNNNNNNNNNNNNNNNNNNNNNNNNNNNNNNNNNNNNNNNNNNNNNNNNNNNNNNNNNNNNNNNNNNNNNNNNNNNNNNNNNNNNNNNNNNNNNNNNNNNNNNNNNNNNNNNNNNNNNNNNNNNNNNNNNNNNNNNNNNNNNNNNNNNNNNNNNNNNNNNNNNNNNNNNNNNNNNNNNNNNNNNNNNNNNNNNNNNNNNNNNNNNNNNNNNNNNNNNNNNNNNNNNNNNNNNNNNNNNNNNNNNNNNNNNNNNNNNNNNNNNNNNNNNNNNNNNNNNNNNNNNNNNNNNNNNNNNNNNNNNNNNNNNNNNNNNNNNNNNNNNNNNNNNNNNNNNNNNNNNNNNNNNNNNNNNNNNNNNNNNNNNNNNNNNNNNNNNNNNNNNNNNNNNNNNNNNNNNNNNNNNNNNNNNNNNNNNNNNNNNNNNNNNNNNNNNNNNNNNNNNNNNNNNNNNNNNNNNNNNNNNNNNNNNNNNNNNNNNNNNNNNNNNNNNNNNNNNNNNNNNNNNNNNNNNNNNNNNNNNNNNNNNNNNNNNNNNNNNNNNNNNNNNNNNNNNNNNNNNNNNNNNNNNNNNNNNNNNNNNNNNNNNNNNNNNNNNNNNNNNNNNNNNNNNNNNNNNNNNNNNNNNNNNNNNNNNNNNNNNNNNNNNNNNNNNNNNNNNNNNNNNNNNNNNNNNNNNNNNNNNNNNNNNNNNNNNNNNNNNNNNNNNNNNNNNNNNNNNNNNNNNNNNNNNNNNNNNNNNNNNNNNNNNNNNNNNNNNNNNNNNNNNNNNNNNNNNNNNNNNNNNNNNNNNNNNNNNNNNNNNNNNNNNNNNNNNNNNNNNNNNNNNNNNNNNNNNNNNNNNNNNNNNNNNNNNNNNNNNNNNNNNNNNNNNNNNNNNNNNNNNNNNNNNNNNNNNNNNNNNNNNNNNNNNNNNNNNNNNNNNNNNNNNNNNNNNNNNNNNNNNNNNNNNNNNNNNNNNNNNNNNNNNNNNNNNNNNNNNNNNNNNNNNNNNNNNNNNNNNNNNNNNNNNNNNNNNNNNNNNNNNNNNNNNNNNNNNNNNNNNNNNNNNNNNNNNNNNNNNNNNNNNNNNNNNNNNNNNNNNNNNNNNNNNNNNNNNNNNNNNNNNNNNNNNNNNNNNNNNNNNNNNNNNNNNNNNNNNNNNNNNNNNNNNNNNNNNNNNNNNNNNNNNNNNNNNNNNNNNNNNNNNNNNNNNNNNNNNNNNNNNNNNNNNNNNNNNNNNNNNNNNNNNNNNNNNNNNNNNNNNNNNNNNNNNNNNNNNNNNNNNNNNNNNNNNNNNNNNNNNNNNNNNNNNNNNNNNNNNNNNNNNNNNNNNNNNNNNNNNNNNNNNNNNNNNNNNNNNNNNNNNNNNNNNNNNNNNNNNNNNNNNNNNNNNNNNNNNNNNNNNNNNNNNNNNNNNNNNNNNNNNNNNNNNNNNNNNNNNNNNNNNNNNNNNNNNNNNNNNNNNNNNNNNNNNNNNNNNNNNNNNNNNNNNNNNNNNNNNNNNNNNNNNNNNNNNNNNNNNNNNNNNNNNNNNNNNNNNNNNNNNNNNNNNNNNNNNNNNNNNNNNNNNNNNNNNNNNNNNNNNNNNNNNNNNNNNNNNNNNNNNNNNNNNNNNNNNNNNNNNNNNNNNNNNNNNNNNNNNNNNNNNNNNNNNNNNNNNNNNNNNNNNNNNNNNNNNNNNNNNNNNNNNNNNNNNNNNNNNNNNNNNNNNNNNNNNNNNNNNNNNNNNNNNNNNNNNNNNNNNNNNNNNNNNNNNNNNNNNNNNNNNNNNNNNNNNNNNNNNNNNNNNNNNNNNNNNNNNNNNNNNNNNNNNNNNNNNNNNNNNNNNNNNNNNNNNNNNNNNNNNNNNNNNNNNNNNNNNNNNNNNNNNNNNNNNNNNNNNNNNNNNNNNNNNNNNNNNNNNNNNNNNNNNNNNNNNNNNNNNNNNNNNNNNNNNNNNNNNNNNNNNNNNNNNNNNNNNNNNNNNNNNNNNNNNNNNNNNNNNNNNNNNNNNNNNNNNNNNNNNNNNNNNNNNNNNNNNNNNNNNNNNNNNNNNNNNNNNNNNNNNNNNNNNNNNNNNNNNNNNNNNNNNNNNNNNNNNNNNNNNNNNNNNNNNNNNNNNNNNNNNNNNNNNNNNNNNNNNNNNNNNNNNNNNNNNNNNNNNNNNNNNNNNNNNNNNNNNNNNNNNNNNNNNNNNNNNNNNNNNNNNNNNNNAGATCAGGGGAACAAACCAATCAGAACCATCCTAATGGATAGATCAGGGGAACAAACCAATCAGAACCATCCTAATGGATAGATCAGGGGAACAAGCCAATCAGAACCATCTAATGGATAGATCGGGTGAACAAACCAATCAGAACCATCCTAATGGATAGATCAGGTGAACAAACCAATCAGAACCATCTAATGGATAGATCGGGTGAACAAACCAATCAGAACCATCCTAATGGATAGATCAGGGGAACAAGCCAATCAGAACCATCTAATCCCTAAATAAACACCCAGTATATAACACAAAGACATTGACTGTCCACTTCTGGAAATGTTTGATTCATAGTTTCTTGAATGATTTTGCAAGCATCTAATTTTGCCCACTGCCCGCCCTTTTCCCCCTGCTCTCTCGCTCAGTGGTTCGGGTCAGAAGCCCTCTGCCCCTCCCCTCCCAGCACAATAAATAATGTGGCATGGGACTCAGGCCTTTTGTGTCCACGCAGAttctttctactgtatgtttccgCTGGGGGTAGGCAGAAACCAGGGCGTTTTATCCGAATAACACAGAGTCTTGTTGGGGCTCTGATAAAGGGCAGCATTGTATGGTAATAGTTTATATAAGACCATATGACCGCTGGGCTGCGCTGGGCTCTGCTACGGTGCAGGGTAGTGGCTAGTGTCGCGGGAATGATTAGCATTTTACCAARGCATCGTGTTCACAAGCCAAGAGCCTTCTGGTTCGATTATAAAATAAACCCATTTAATTTAACCCTTCTTTGTACACATTTTGTGTACCACCACAGCTGAAGGTAAAATGCKTCATATCTCTGATTCTCTTTATTAACCAtttggatgatgatgatgtgttgaGATTCATGAGGAAAAGAAAAGAGGGACTGACTGTTGAGGTGTTCTGGAGTTCTCTGAGAATTCCAGACTAGATTCTAGAATGGTTCTGCAGAAAGAGAGTAGTTACTGACATGAAACATCTGTTCACTGGAATACAATAACTTCTCTTGGTTTGATCTGGGTGTATTTTATGATTGGCATAGTTTAAAGACTGTTTCGAGATTGGCTATAGTTCTTCAGTTACAGMAGAGGTCTTAGACAGTGTCTGTCTGAAGTTAGTTGTAAGATTCTTCTAGTGAGATGGATGCTTTGAGTTGTTGCTTGGAGAATATATCttggcctgtctgtctggtgcAGCCGTGTCCGTCTGTCTGAAGGTCAGGTTACGGTCAGTCAGTATTAATACTTGTTGAATGGATCACATGTCTCCGTTATCGTTTCGCTATTGGCTATCGGAGCGTTATGTGGCGTGACGTTGCGCCCGTATTAGGCCATCGCCCCAAGGTTCTTAAAGCACAGGCCAGGGATAGGCTGAGTCTTGTTTTGTCGTTGCTTTGACCCGACCGCTCCAGCGCCATGGCCAGGCTACACCTGACGGTGATGGTTTACGGACCCGGTGCTGCCGACACCGCCGGCGGAGACTGGTAGGACCAACAGCTCAGGGAATACTGGGCTGCTTTCTAAATCACACCCTATTTAGTgggccctggttgaaagtagtgcacttttaTAGGTGCAGACAAGGGTGTGTTAGGTTGGGGGTTGTTGACTATATAGAAGGTTCTGTTTTAGTCCACATTAGTACGTTTTGAGAATTGTTTTTCTGTCCAATGTGTCTGGTGTTTTAGGATTTCAGCTCAAGCATTTCTGATGATGGTTGGttggatacatacagtacacctgtGGGGTTCTTTAAGAACTCTTTCTTCCTCACTACAGGTTTGATTGATTGCCTTTTATTAAACGATCGACTCAGAGATTGTACAGTTTCAATGATTGTATCAATATCGTTACCAACATGTTATGTACTTTGATATTCCTTCGTTACATGTTTCCTTGACATGGTCATTCTTCCGAGGTGTGATCGAACGTCAGCTTGTATCAATACATTGTCAACATAAAGTTGTTCCCTAAGTCCTATATTCTTTTAAAGAACAGTTATTCTCCTGAGTGTGATCATCCGCTTGACATTTCTCTTTTCCAGACTGGGCTTGAGAAAAGCTTTTAGAGCTGAAACGTCAACATTAAACAGTCTGAACTATATCCCTTCTTGTTTCTCCTCTCCAGACCTGGAATCGAAAATGAACTGGGGGTCCTTTTACGCCGTAATCAGCGGCGTAAACAGGCATTCCACCGGCATTGGCCGCATCTGGTTGTCTGTCATCTTCATCTTCAGAATCATGGTCCTCGTGGTGGCGGCCGAGTCGGTCTGGGGTGACGAGAAGTCTGGCTTCACCTGCAACACCCAGCAGCCCGGCTGCAACTCTGTCTGCTATGACCAGTTCTTTCCCATCTCACACATCCGCCTGTGGGCCTTGCAACTCATCCTGGTGTCCACGCCTGCTCTCCTAGTGGCCATGCATGTAGCCCATCGCAGACACATCAACAAGAAGATCCTGAAGAAGTCCGGGCGCGTTTCCCCTAAGGAGCTGGAACAAATCAAGAATCAGAAGTTTGCGATCYCAGGCGCCCTCTGGTGGACCTACATGATCAGTGTGCTGTTTAGGATCGTTCTGGAAGTCGGCTTCCTTTATATATTCTACCTGATCTACCCTGACTTCAAGATGTTCCGTCTGGTCAAGTGTGACTCGTACCCCTGTCCCAACACTGTGGACTGCTTCGTGTCGCGACCCACGGAGAAAACCATCTTCACCGTGTTCATGCTCTCCGTGTCGGGGGTGTGTGTTCTCCTCAACCTGGCGAGGTGCCTACCTGATTGGTCGAGCCTGTCTGAGGTGTATCCATGGAACCAGGAAGAGACTAAGGTAGCAGGGATCGGTCAGAAACTGTTCTCCTACAAACAGAATGAAATCAACCAGATGATCGCTGACCAGTCGAAGTTCAAGTTCACCGTGGGACTAGGAAAACCTCtatggagaagggagagaggtctCTGCTTTCTAATAGGCtgccctggagggagagaggtgctcTGCTTTCTGATAGGCTGccctggagggagagagtgtctgCTTTTCTGATAGGCTTGCCCTGGAGGAGAAGAGGTGCTCTGCTTTCTAATAGGCTtgccctggagggagagaggtgctcTGCTTTCTGATAGGCTGCCCGGAGGGAGAGAGGTGCTCTGCTTTCAATAGGCtgccctggagggagagaggtgctcTGCTTTTGATAGGCTGCCCTGGAGGGAGAGCGGTGCTCTGCTTTCTGATAGGCTGCCTAGTCCTAGTTCCACACTCATTTTCACTGCTTCAAACTAAAGAACTAACCAGCTTGGAACCATACTGTATAGAAATCCTCATACAATAGCTCCATCTAGTCATAACGCCAATCATCATTTATTTCTTGCTCCATTTATTCTGGTGACTGGTGCTATGTTCTGGTAGGATATGaagagaacaaacaacacagacggGCGGGGTATTGGATgggcccccaaaaaataaaactaACCGGACAAACTCAATGCTGGATTGGAGGGAGAACTTTGTTCATCGTGATCGACACAGTCACTGTTTTGTCTCACAACCTCGGGGCAGGAACTGGTGGATAAAGGAACATTTGTTTCAGCACATGACTTGACAAACCCATTGTATTGAACTCACTGAGTCTCCTACAGCGGGGAGACTACTCCTACAGCACGGAGACTACTCCTACAGCGGGAGACTACTCCTACAGCACGGAGACTACTCCTACAGCGGGAGACTACTCCTACCCCAAAGGAGCGCGGGGAGACTACTCCTACAGCGGGGAGACTACTCCTACAGTGGGGAGACTACTCCTACAGCGGGGAGACTACTCTACAGCGGGGAGACTATTCCTACAGCGGGGAGACTACTCCTACAGCGGGGAGACTACTCCTACAGCGGGGAGACTACTCCTACAGTAAGGAGCAGCGGGGAGACTACTCCTACAGCGGGGCGACTACCTCACAGCAGGAACGAATCACTCATTAAGACATTGAAGTCTTTTTAATGGTGCACAGCAAACGATGGAGCTTTACTAACATTGTTTTAGTACTATCGTACCAAGGGTTAGCAGCAGCGACGTGGAGACCTGGATGTCCTAAAATGGATTACTGACAACTTCCATTAACCAGTACAAAAGCATATGTTCATATCCCCATTATTCTGTTATATATACATGATATGTTCATATCCCACAGTGATTTATATATGACATGTTTCATATCCACATTACAGTATATACTGCAGTACTGACGATGGAGGTTCTTTACACAACAACATCCTTAGCTGCAAACGTAAACCTTATTTATTGAGGTTACTTTCACAACCAAAGATCTTGATAGTGGATTGATGGATACAAATCTGTGTTATTAATAGGCGTGGGTGTTTCTAGGCTCTCAGATGGTACTATAGAGTCTCATGGTTTTCTAGGCTCTCTGGTACTAATATAGTCTGTCATGGTGTTGCTAGGCTCTCTCAGATGGTAGTATAGAGCTCATGTGTTTCTAGGCTCTCTGATGGTACTATATAGTCTGTCATGGTGTTGCTAGGCTTCGATGGTACTATAGAGTCTCATGGTTGTTTCTAGGCTCTCTGGTACTACTATAAGTCTGTCATGTGTTGCTAGGCTCTCAGATGGTACTATAGAGTCTCATGGTGTTCCTAGGCTCTCTGGTACTATATAGTCTGTCATGGTGTTGCTAGGCTCTCAGATGGTACTATAGAGTCTCATGGTGTTTCTAGGCTCTCTGGTACTATATAGTCTGTCATGGTGTTGCTAGGCTCTCAGATGGTACTATAGAGTCTCATGGTGTTTCTAGGCTCTCGATGGTACTATATAGTCTGTCATGTGTTTGCTAGGCTCTCAGATGGTACTATAGAGTCTCATGGTGTTTCTAGGCTCTCTGGTACTATATAGTCTTCATGGT is a window of Salvelinus sp. IW2-2015 unplaced genomic scaffold, ASM291031v2 Un_scaffold2327, whole genome shotgun sequence DNA encoding:
- the LOC112073643 gene encoding LOW QUALITY PROTEIN: gap junction beta-1 protein-like (The sequence of the model RefSeq protein was modified relative to this genomic sequence to represent the inferred CDS: inserted 2 bases in 1 codon), producing the protein MNWGSFYAVISGVNRHSTGIGRIWLSVIFIFRIMVLVVAAESVWGDEKSGFTCNTQQPGCNSVCYDQFFPISHIRLWALQLILVSTPALLVAMHVAHRRHINKKILKKSGRVSPKELEQIKNQKFAIXGALWWTYMISVLFRIVLEVGFLYIFYLIYPDFKMFRLVKCDSYPCPNTVDCFVSRPTEKTIFTVFMLSVSGVCVLLNLARXAYLIGRACLRCIHGTRKRLR